A part of Kitasatospora acidiphila genomic DNA contains:
- a CDS encoding aggregation-promoting factor C-terminal-like domain-containing protein, translating into MRSALMTIVRQRSSVVLASAGLTAAVAASAVAFALPSDAATPASAAASHPAAAAAAQHGATLAFSAKDLPSGSTSMAAAGDTGKLENAPYLQQHGTQHANTLSTAPYHAPAQAKPAAPAAAPQQQAPAPQQAPAPQPAPAPQPAAPAQPAPQPAPQPAPQPAPQPAPQPAPQPAPQPAPQPAPQPVAQVATDTSPSGLRALAQSMVPANQWASFNQVVSDESSWNYLAVNPSSGSYGLGQALPASKMASAGADWRTNPVTQIKWTLNYMNERYGSPNGAWTWWQAHHWY; encoded by the coding sequence ATGCGCAGCGCCCTTATGACCATCGTGCGGCAGCGATCCTCCGTGGTTCTCGCCTCCGCCGGCCTGACCGCCGCCGTCGCCGCCTCCGCCGTGGCCTTCGCGCTCCCCTCCGACGCCGCCACCCCGGCGTCGGCCGCCGCCTCGCACCCCGCCGCCGCTGCCGCCGCGCAGCACGGTGCGACCCTGGCCTTCTCCGCCAAGGACCTGCCCTCCGGCTCGACCTCGATGGCCGCCGCCGGTGACACCGGCAAGCTGGAGAACGCTCCGTACCTGCAGCAGCACGGCACCCAGCACGCCAACACCCTGAGCACCGCGCCCTACCACGCCCCGGCGCAGGCCAAGCCCGCCGCTCCGGCCGCCGCGCCCCAGCAGCAGGCCCCGGCCCCGCAGCAGGCCCCGGCCCCGCAGCCGGCCCCGGCCCCGCAGCCGGCCGCCCCCGCGCAGCCCGCCCCGCAGCCGGCCCCGCAGCCCGCCCCGCAGCCGGCCCCGCAGCCCGCTCCCCAGCCGGCTCCGCAGCCCGCGCCGCAGCCGGCCCCGCAGCCCGCTCCCCAGCCGGTTGCGCAGGTGGCCACCGACACCAGCCCGAGCGGCCTGCGCGCGCTGGCCCAGAGCATGGTCCCGGCCAACCAGTGGGCCTCGTTCAACCAGGTGGTCAGCGACGAGAGCAGCTGGAACTACCTGGCGGTCAACCCGTCCTCCGGCTCCTACGGCCTGGGCCAGGCGCTGCCCGCGAGCAAGATGGCCTCCGCCGGTGCCGACTGGCGCACCAACCCGGTGACCCAGATCAAGTGGACCCTGAACTACATGAACGAGCGCTACGGCAGCCCGAACGGCGCCTGGACCTGGTGGCAGGCCCACCACTGGTACTAA
- a CDS encoding carbohydrate binding domain-containing protein produces the protein MRLQRSFQAVLTVGATLAASAGLLVGAPTAAHAAGAVTAAAGTPLPARVFAPYYEAYTPGSLSGQATQSGNKYLSMAFVQAATKGSCSVYWDGDTSTPIATSSFGSDIASLQASGGNAIPSFGGYAADNGGTEIADSCTDVNQIAAAYESVITTYNVSRIDLDTEDNSLTNSAGIDRRNKAVKLVEDWAAANGRNVQFSYTLPTTTSGLAAGGLNVLKNAVSNNARIDVVNIMTFDYYDGATHEMAADAENAAGGLYRQLAQLYPGKSAAQLWGSIGITLMPGVDDYGTAETTTVADAQNVQSWATSKGVNTLAFWALQRDNSSCAVGTAGSDTCSGIAQSTWDFSHALEPFTSSGGGTTGNDFALSDSPASGSVQAGSSTTATVSTSVTSGSAQSVALSVSGAPAGVTAAISPSSVTAGGTATLSISVASGVAPGSYPLTITGAAASGSHSAGYTLNVTSTGGGGGGSLVNGGFETGSLSPWTCQSGGAVVSTPVHSGSHALQVAPTSNQTGECDQTVTLQPNHAYTLTGWVQGNYAYLGVSGGATGSSWASGSGWTKLTVPFTTNASGTVTVYLHGWYSQSDVYGDDFAIN, from the coding sequence ATGCGACTTCAGAGATCGTTCCAGGCGGTACTGACCGTCGGCGCCACGCTGGCGGCGTCGGCTGGCCTGCTGGTCGGCGCCCCCACCGCCGCCCATGCCGCTGGTGCCGTCACTGCCGCCGCCGGCACGCCGCTGCCCGCGCGCGTCTTCGCCCCCTACTACGAGGCCTACACGCCTGGCAGCCTCTCCGGCCAGGCCACCCAGTCCGGCAACAAGTACCTGAGCATGGCCTTCGTCCAGGCCGCCACCAAGGGCTCCTGCTCCGTCTACTGGGACGGCGACACCTCGACCCCGATCGCCACGTCCTCGTTCGGCAGCGACATCGCGAGCCTCCAGGCGTCCGGCGGAAATGCGATCCCGTCCTTCGGCGGCTACGCGGCCGACAACGGCGGCACCGAGATCGCCGACAGCTGCACCGACGTCAACCAGATCGCGGCCGCCTACGAGTCGGTGATCACCACCTACAACGTCAGCCGCATCGACCTGGACACCGAGGACAACTCGCTGACCAACAGCGCCGGCATCGACCGCCGCAACAAGGCGGTCAAGCTGGTCGAGGACTGGGCGGCGGCGAACGGGCGCAACGTCCAGTTCTCCTACACCCTGCCGACCACCACCAGCGGTCTGGCGGCCGGCGGCCTCAACGTGCTGAAGAACGCGGTCAGCAACAACGCGCGCATCGACGTCGTCAACATCATGACGTTCGACTACTACGACGGCGCCACCCATGAGATGGCCGCCGACGCGGAGAACGCGGCCGGCGGCCTCTACCGCCAGCTGGCCCAGCTCTACCCGGGCAAGTCGGCCGCGCAGCTGTGGGGTTCGATCGGCATCACCCTGATGCCGGGCGTCGACGACTACGGCACCGCTGAGACCACCACCGTCGCCGACGCGCAGAACGTGCAGAGCTGGGCCACCTCCAAGGGCGTCAACACCCTTGCCTTCTGGGCCCTGCAGCGTGACAACAGCAGCTGCGCGGTGGGCACCGCGGGCTCCGACACCTGCTCCGGAATAGCCCAGAGCACCTGGGACTTCAGCCACGCGCTGGAGCCCTTCACCTCCTCCGGCGGCGGCACCACCGGCAACGACTTCGCACTGAGCGACTCGCCGGCGTCCGGCTCGGTCCAGGCGGGCTCCAGCACCACGGCCACGGTGAGCACGTCGGTCACCTCCGGCTCCGCGCAGAGCGTCGCGCTCTCCGTCTCCGGCGCGCCGGCCGGCGTCACCGCCGCGATCAGCCCCAGCAGCGTCACCGCAGGCGGCACCGCCACCCTGAGCATCTCCGTCGCTTCCGGTGTGGCGCCCGGCAGTTACCCGCTCACCATCACGGGTGCGGCCGCCTCCGGCAGCCACAGCGCCGGCTACACCCTCAACGTCACCAGCACCGGCGGTGGCGGTGGCGGCTCCCTGGTGAACGGCGGCTTCGAGACCGGCAGCCTCAGCCCCTGGACCTGCCAGAGCGGCGGCGCGGTGGTCAGCACCCCGGTGCACTCCGGCAGCCACGCACTGCAGGTAGCGCCGACCTCGAACCAGACCGGCGAGTGCGACCAGACCGTCACTCTGCAGCCCAACCACGCCTACACGCTGACCGGTTGGGTCCAGGGCAACTACGCGTACCTCGGGGTCAGCGGCGGCGCCACCGGCTCCAGCTGGGCCTCCGGCAGCGGCTGGACCAAGCTGACCGTCCCGTTCACCACCAACGCCTCGGGCACCGTCACCGTGTACCTGCACGGCTGGTACAGCCAAAGCGACGTCTACGGCGACGACTTCGCGATCAACTGA
- a CDS encoding FAD-binding oxidoreductase, with the protein MTPGDLPAAIAELRDALGPTAVLAPGDPAAGFVRDERGLLPARPAAVLRPRSTAEVAAAIRICARHRVPVVPFAGGTGLVGGAIPLGDEAQLVLSVQKLDRIRSVDQADFALTAEAGCVLTDVQRAAEEVGLLFPLRLASEGSARLGGAIATNAGGSNVLRYGMTRELVLGLEAVLPDGRIWHGLRSLRKDNTGYDLKQLLIGSEGTLGVVTAATVRLVPRPRHHAVALLALPEPTVLTTLFALAREWFEDRLTALELFGRTGMDLLLSHLPDQLPAPKDPFTRPHPWYLLVEATATRDGAGLAAQLESFLAEATRLGLVTDAVPALDRPQARALWALREALPEAEKRAGGAIKHDVSVPLGAIAAFLADTERELAVAFPGVRVNAFGHVGDGNIHLNVLTRPERAARVSELVYRVVAERHGSISAEHGIGVLKREALAVAREPLELELLHTVKAALDPLGIMNPGKLLPG; encoded by the coding sequence ATGACGCCTGGTGATCTGCCTGCCGCCATTGCCGAGCTCAGGGACGCCCTCGGCCCGACCGCTGTGCTGGCGCCGGGCGATCCGGCGGCCGGTTTCGTCCGGGACGAGCGCGGCCTGCTGCCGGCCCGGCCGGCGGCGGTGCTGCGACCGCGCAGCACCGCCGAGGTGGCCGCGGCAATCCGAATCTGTGCCCGCCATCGGGTGCCGGTGGTGCCGTTCGCGGGCGGCACGGGACTGGTCGGCGGCGCGATCCCGCTCGGTGATGAAGCCCAACTGGTACTGAGCGTACAGAAGTTGGACCGAATTCGCAGCGTCGACCAGGCCGACTTCGCACTCACCGCAGAGGCCGGGTGCGTGTTGACGGATGTTCAGCGGGCCGCCGAGGAAGTCGGCTTGCTCTTTCCGCTGCGGCTGGCCTCCGAGGGCAGTGCCCGGCTCGGCGGCGCGATCGCCACCAATGCCGGCGGCAGCAATGTGCTGCGGTACGGGATGACCCGCGAGCTGGTGCTGGGCCTGGAGGCGGTGCTTCCTGACGGCCGGATCTGGCACGGCCTGCGCAGCCTGCGCAAGGACAACACCGGCTACGACCTCAAGCAGCTGCTGATCGGATCCGAGGGCACCTTGGGCGTGGTCACCGCCGCCACCGTGCGGTTGGTGCCGCGCCCCCGGCACCACGCGGTCGCCCTGCTCGCCCTGCCCGAACCGACCGTGCTCACAACGCTCTTCGCGCTGGCCCGCGAGTGGTTCGAGGACCGGCTCACCGCCCTGGAGCTGTTCGGCCGAACCGGGATGGACCTGCTGCTCAGCCACCTGCCTGACCAACTCCCTGCACCGAAGGACCCGTTCACCCGCCCGCACCCCTGGTATCTGCTGGTCGAGGCCACCGCGACGAGGGACGGCGCTGGGTTGGCCGCCCAGTTGGAGTCCTTCCTCGCCGAGGCCACCCGGCTGGGGCTGGTCACCGATGCGGTCCCCGCGCTGGACCGCCCGCAGGCGCGGGCGCTGTGGGCACTGCGCGAGGCGCTGCCGGAGGCCGAGAAGCGGGCCGGCGGCGCGATCAAGCACGACGTCAGCGTGCCGCTCGGCGCGATCGCCGCGTTCCTGGCCGACACCGAACGGGAGTTGGCGGTGGCCTTTCCTGGCGTCCGGGTCAACGCCTTCGGGCACGTCGGCGACGGCAACATCCACCTCAATGTCCTGACCCGACCCGAACGGGCTGCCAGGGTATCGGAGTTGGTCTATCGAGTGGTTGCCGAACGCCACGGCTCGATCAGCGCGGAGCACGGCATCGGCGTGCTCAAGCGCGAGGCACTGGCGGTGGCCCGGGAGCCGCTCGAACTTGAACTGCTGCACACCGTGAAGGCGGCCCTCGACCCACTGGGCATCATGAACCCCGGCAAACTGCTACCCGGTTGA
- a CDS encoding DinB family protein → MSRFAPPAPDERSALLGFLQHQRAALRFAVFGLTEKQAWSVPSASELSLAGLLKHAAVTERRWVLAALAGQELPGLWPITDPGAEFQRAEGDTVDALLANWEKAAAETEEVVAALPSLDVPCANAQAAQWSARWVLLHLIEETARHAGHADVIRQSIDGAHSWELMAKAEGDG, encoded by the coding sequence ATGTCCCGGTTTGCCCCACCCGCCCCGGATGAGCGGTCCGCGCTGCTCGGGTTCCTCCAGCACCAGCGTGCGGCGCTGCGGTTCGCTGTGTTCGGGTTGACCGAGAAGCAGGCCTGGTCGGTGCCGAGCGCCAGCGAGCTGTCGCTCGCCGGGCTGCTCAAGCACGCCGCCGTCACCGAGCGGCGCTGGGTGCTCGCCGCGCTGGCCGGGCAGGAGCTGCCCGGTCTGTGGCCGATCACGGACCCGGGGGCCGAGTTCCAGCGGGCCGAGGGCGACACCGTCGACGCTCTGCTGGCGAACTGGGAGAAGGCCGCTGCCGAGACGGAGGAGGTGGTGGCGGCGCTGCCCTCGCTGGATGTGCCGTGCGCCAACGCGCAAGCCGCCCAGTGGTCGGCGCGCTGGGTGCTGCTGCACCTGATCGAGGAGACTGCCCGGCACGCCGGTCATGCCGACGTGATCCGCCAGTCGATCGACGGTGCCCACTCATGGGAGCTGATGGCCAAGGCAGAGGGCGACGGCTGA
- a CDS encoding TetR/AcrR family transcriptional regulator produces MARTTGRSDTREKLLHAAEQLFATQGVDGAQTRDIVRLAGQANPSAVQYHFGSRAGLLDEIMKARQERTERVLAQRLPELAGLALPELLRALIDAEATELRTADGRHALRISAQLGHQGGPSGGSPGEPSGGSSAVLPASLGQQRFVDHITERLAVPPGVAGLPEPVRRQRLELALTLIRTALADRARQYTDGEQPLTDEAFFLADLASMATALLQAPLPAP; encoded by the coding sequence ATGGCACGAACCACCGGACGAAGCGACACCCGCGAGAAGCTGCTCCACGCCGCCGAGCAGCTCTTCGCCACCCAAGGCGTGGACGGCGCCCAGACCCGGGACATCGTGCGGTTGGCCGGGCAGGCCAACCCGTCGGCCGTGCAGTACCACTTCGGTTCCCGGGCCGGCCTGCTGGACGAGATCATGAAAGCCCGCCAGGAACGCACCGAACGCGTCCTGGCACAGCGGCTGCCCGAGCTGGCCGGCCTCGCCCTGCCCGAGCTGCTCCGCGCCCTGATCGACGCCGAGGCCACCGAGCTGCGCACCGCCGACGGTCGCCACGCACTGCGGATCTCCGCCCAACTCGGGCACCAGGGCGGCCCCTCGGGCGGGTCCCCTGGCGAGCCCTCCGGCGGGTCGTCGGCCGTGCTCCCGGCGAGCCTCGGCCAGCAGCGCTTCGTCGACCACATCACCGAGCGGCTGGCCGTGCCCCCGGGCGTGGCGGGCCTGCCCGAGCCGGTCCGCCGTCAGCGGCTCGAGCTGGCGCTCACGCTGATCCGCACCGCCCTCGCCGACCGGGCGCGCCAGTACACCGATGGCGAACAACCGCTCACCGACGAGGCGTTCTTCCTCGCCGATCTGGCAAGCATGGCAACCGCCCTGCTGCAGGCGCCGCTACCGGCCCCCTGA
- a CDS encoding RidA family protein, which yields MSDSFQTPNAPGTPVAPSGHLVAPAGLAPGNGYSHVSWGTGRVVAVSGQLALDESGALVGPGDPDAQAGQVFENIRRALAAAGAEFTDVIKLNFYITDTAYLPALRAARDAVIDTANPPASSAVVVAGLIRPEFLVEVDALAVLPLPAPEAATAPEAPATAVAAANTPATATTQATAATPGAVG from the coding sequence ATGTCCGACAGCTTCCAGACTCCCAATGCGCCTGGGACGCCCGTCGCACCGAGCGGGCACCTGGTGGCCCCCGCCGGGCTCGCCCCCGGGAACGGCTACAGCCACGTGTCCTGGGGCACCGGTCGCGTCGTCGCGGTCTCCGGCCAGCTCGCGCTGGACGAAAGCGGCGCCCTGGTCGGCCCCGGCGACCCGGATGCCCAGGCCGGTCAGGTCTTCGAGAACATCCGCCGGGCCCTCGCGGCCGCCGGTGCCGAGTTCACCGACGTGATCAAGCTGAACTTCTACATCACCGATACCGCCTACCTCCCCGCGCTCCGCGCCGCCCGCGACGCCGTGATCGACACCGCCAACCCGCCGGCCAGCAGCGCCGTGGTGGTGGCCGGGCTGATCCGACCGGAGTTCCTGGTCGAGGTCGACGCACTGGCCGTCCTCCCCCTGCCCGCCCCGGAAGCGGCAACAGCCCCCGAAGCGCCGGCGACAGCCGTTGCCGCAGCGAACACCCCGGCCACGGCAACCACCCAGGCCACCGCTGCCACGCCGGGAGCCGTGGGGTGA
- a CDS encoding class I SAM-dependent methyltransferase produces the protein MTEPDFLRNTRASYDAIAADYTERFRYQPDIKPLDRAMLAAFAELVRDGGHGPVADLGCGPGRLTPLLRELGLEDPFGLDLSPQMIEIARKNHPDLRFEVGSITALDLPDNSVGGILSWYSIIHLPPDQLPRALAEFHRVLAPGGALLVAFQVGDQLHRRDELLGHQVLLEFHRRTPETVIAALAAAGLPVHTHLVRGPVTDGVESVPQAFLLARKPSTPA, from the coding sequence GTGACCGAGCCCGACTTCCTGCGCAACACCCGCGCCTCCTACGACGCCATCGCTGCCGACTACACCGAGCGCTTCCGCTACCAGCCGGACATCAAGCCGCTGGACCGAGCGATGCTCGCCGCCTTCGCCGAGCTCGTCCGGGACGGCGGTCACGGCCCGGTGGCCGACCTGGGCTGCGGCCCGGGCCGACTGACCCCGCTGCTGCGCGAGCTGGGCCTGGAGGACCCCTTCGGGCTCGACCTCTCACCCCAGATGATCGAGATCGCCCGCAAGAACCACCCCGACCTCCGCTTCGAGGTGGGTTCGATCACCGCGCTGGACCTCCCGGACAACAGCGTCGGCGGCATCCTCTCCTGGTACTCGATCATCCACCTGCCGCCGGACCAACTCCCCCGGGCGCTGGCTGAGTTCCACCGTGTCCTGGCCCCCGGCGGCGCGCTGCTGGTGGCATTCCAGGTCGGCGACCAGCTGCACCGCCGCGACGAGCTGCTGGGTCATCAGGTCTTGCTGGAGTTCCACCGCCGTACCCCGGAAACCGTGATCGCCGCACTCGCCGCCGCCGGCCTCCCGGTCCACACTCACCTGGTCCGCGGCCCTGTCACCGATGGCGTGGAGTCCGTGCCGCAGGCCTTCCTCCTCGCCCGCAAGCCGTCCACGCCCGCGTGA
- a CDS encoding FadR/GntR family transcriptional regulator, with amino-acid sequence MAEPTGWEPVPRSRTFELVLDRIEEQILAGKLRVGDRLPPERELVELLGVSRAAIREALRVLEAQGVVRAKVGTGRDSGSVITALPSAGLTQLLRFHIALANFPLPDVVDTRAALERASARSAAGQASEQQLSRLRELLALMDDPALSREEFSEHDVAFHVTIAEAGGNRLMADLTVAVRNAVRHPLLAAFRRLDDWPAVAADLRVEHHAIYQAIAAGDAQAAGDLVESHIHRFYHEVALPALPADTES; translated from the coding sequence ATGGCGGAGCCGACTGGGTGGGAACCGGTACCCCGCTCGCGCACCTTCGAGCTGGTCCTGGACCGGATCGAGGAGCAGATCCTGGCCGGGAAGCTGCGGGTCGGCGACCGGTTGCCGCCGGAACGTGAGCTGGTGGAGTTGCTCGGAGTCAGCCGGGCGGCGATCCGCGAGGCGCTGCGCGTGCTGGAGGCGCAGGGCGTGGTGCGGGCCAAGGTCGGCACCGGGCGCGACTCCGGCAGCGTGATCACGGCCCTGCCGAGCGCGGGTCTGACCCAGTTGCTGCGGTTTCACATCGCGCTGGCCAACTTCCCGCTGCCCGACGTGGTCGACACCCGGGCCGCCCTGGAGCGGGCCAGTGCCCGGTCCGCCGCCGGCCAGGCCAGTGAGCAACAGCTTTCCCGGCTACGCGAGTTGCTCGCGCTGATGGACGACCCGGCGCTGTCCCGCGAGGAGTTCAGCGAGCACGACGTCGCCTTCCACGTGACCATCGCCGAGGCGGGCGGCAACCGGCTGATGGCGGATCTGACCGTGGCGGTGCGCAATGCCGTCCGGCATCCGCTGCTCGCGGCCTTCCGACGCCTCGACGACTGGCCCGCGGTGGCCGCCGACCTGCGCGTCGAGCACCACGCGATCTACCAGGCCATCGCCGCCGGTGACGCACAGGCGGCGGGCGATCTGGTCGAGTCGCACATCCACCGCTTCTACCACGAGGTCGCACTGCCGGCGCTGCCGGCCGACACCGAGTCCTAG
- a CDS encoding (Fe-S)-binding protein, whose product MRVALFLTCVNDALYPDTGRAVVTLLERLGVDVDFPTGQTCCGQPQYNTGYRRETEPLVHRMAKVFAGYDYVVTPSGSCAAMVRDNYPRIGAKARAEGRGTALGKAADALVPRVVELTEFLVDVLEVTDVGAYFPHTVTYHPSCHGLRMLGLGDRPVRLLRAVRGLTLIELPGAEECCGFGGTFSVKNPAVSTAMGTDKVRNAASTGAEVLCGADNSCLMHLGGLLHRQDQPLRPLHIAEILAATEQDATATEPTETVIPA is encoded by the coding sequence ATGCGTGTCGCACTCTTCCTCACCTGCGTCAATGACGCCCTCTATCCCGACACCGGCCGCGCCGTCGTCACCCTGTTGGAGCGGCTCGGCGTGGACGTCGACTTCCCCACCGGGCAGACCTGCTGCGGCCAGCCGCAGTACAACACCGGCTACCGGCGCGAGACGGAGCCGCTGGTGCACCGGATGGCGAAGGTGTTCGCGGGCTACGACTACGTGGTCACCCCGTCCGGGTCGTGCGCCGCAATGGTGCGCGACAACTACCCGCGGATCGGCGCCAAGGCCCGCGCCGAGGGGCGTGGCACCGCGCTCGGCAAGGCTGCCGACGCGCTGGTCCCGCGGGTGGTCGAGCTCACCGAGTTCCTGGTCGACGTGCTCGAAGTCACCGACGTGGGCGCCTACTTCCCGCACACCGTCACATACCACCCGTCCTGCCACGGGCTGCGGATGCTCGGCCTCGGTGACCGTCCGGTGCGACTGCTGCGCGCGGTGCGCGGGCTCACGCTCATCGAACTGCCCGGCGCCGAGGAGTGCTGCGGCTTCGGTGGCACCTTCTCGGTGAAGAACCCGGCCGTCTCCACCGCCATGGGCACCGACAAGGTCCGCAACGCCGCGTCGACCGGCGCCGAGGTGCTCTGCGGCGCCGACAACTCCTGCCTGATGCACCTGGGCGGGCTGCTGCACCGGCAGGACCAGCCGCTGCGCCCGCTGCACATCGCCGAGATCCTGGCGGCCACCGAGCAGGACGCCACCGCCACCGAGCCGACCGAAACGGTGATTCCCGCATGA
- a CDS encoding lactate utilization protein B, which translates to MSRTFLGMPPFPEAAAVSTQNAQLRANLTHATHTIRDKRARAVTELDDWAQLRQAGQEIKDHTLRHLDHYLLQAEKAVTAAGGTVHWAADAAEANRIVADLVRATGESEVVKVKSMATQEIGLNEALAAEGITAYETDLAELIVQLGDDLPSHILVPAIHRNRSEIRDIFRDAMGRWGRPAPDGLTDSPAELAEAARLHLREKFLRAKVAVSGANFIVAETGTLVVLESEGNGRMCLTLPETLISVVGIEKLVPSWRDLEVFLQLLPRSSTAERMNPYTTLWTGTTAGDGPSNFHLVLLDNGRTDTLADEVGRQALRCIRCSACLNVCPVYERAGGHAYGSPYPGPIGAILTPQLRGLQSEVDASLPYASSLCGACYEVCPVAIDIPEVLVQLRERVADQAPGHRLERAAMKSAGWLLDHPAAYSAALRTASRARGLLPRRLPLPGPAKAWSDSRDLPTLPEHPFRDWWNSRPNGEDGPKHDDGKTGKDSAAR; encoded by the coding sequence ATGAGCCGCACGTTCCTCGGCATGCCGCCGTTCCCCGAGGCGGCCGCCGTCTCCACCCAGAACGCCCAGCTGCGCGCCAACCTCACCCACGCCACCCACACCATCCGCGACAAGCGCGCCCGCGCGGTGACCGAACTCGACGACTGGGCCCAACTGCGCCAGGCCGGACAGGAGATCAAGGACCACACGCTGCGCCACCTCGACCATTACCTGCTCCAGGCCGAGAAGGCGGTCACCGCGGCGGGTGGCACGGTGCACTGGGCCGCCGACGCGGCCGAGGCCAACCGGATCGTCGCCGACCTGGTCCGAGCCACCGGCGAGAGCGAGGTCGTCAAGGTCAAGTCGATGGCCACGCAGGAGATCGGGCTCAACGAGGCGTTGGCGGCCGAGGGCATCACGGCCTATGAGACCGACCTCGCCGAGCTGATCGTCCAGCTCGGCGACGACCTGCCGTCGCACATCCTGGTTCCGGCGATCCACCGCAACCGCAGCGAGATCCGCGACATCTTCCGTGACGCGATGGGACGTTGGGGCCGTCCCGCGCCCGACGGACTGACCGACAGCCCGGCCGAGCTCGCCGAGGCGGCCCGGCTGCACCTGCGGGAGAAGTTCCTGCGCGCCAAGGTGGCCGTGTCGGGTGCCAACTTCATCGTGGCGGAGACCGGCACCCTGGTCGTGCTCGAGTCCGAAGGCAACGGCCGGATGTGCCTGACCCTGCCGGAGACCCTGATCTCGGTGGTCGGCATCGAGAAACTGGTGCCCAGCTGGCGGGACTTGGAGGTGTTCCTCCAGCTGCTGCCCCGCTCCTCCACCGCCGAGCGGATGAACCCGTACACCACGCTGTGGACCGGCACCACGGCTGGTGACGGCCCGTCAAACTTCCATCTGGTGCTGCTCGACAACGGACGGACCGACACCCTGGCCGACGAGGTGGGCCGCCAGGCGCTGCGCTGCATCCGCTGCTCGGCCTGCCTCAACGTCTGCCCGGTGTACGAGCGGGCCGGCGGGCACGCCTACGGCTCCCCTTATCCGGGGCCGATCGGCGCCATCCTCACCCCGCAACTGCGCGGCCTGCAGAGCGAGGTGGACGCCTCGCTGCCGTACGCCTCATCGCTGTGCGGCGCTTGCTACGAGGTCTGCCCGGTGGCCATCGACATCCCGGAGGTGCTGGTCCAGTTGCGCGAGCGGGTGGCCGACCAGGCGCCGGGGCACCGGTTGGAGCGGGCTGCGATGAAGTCGGCCGGCTGGCTCCTGGATCACCCGGCCGCGTACTCCGCCGCCCTGCGAACCGCCAGCCGGGCGCGCGGCCTGCTACCTCGCCGCCTGCCACTGCCCGGCCCGGCCAAGGCCTGGAGCGACAGCCGCGACCTGCCCACCCTGCCCGAACACCCGTTCCGCGACTGGTGGAACAGCCGGCCGAACGGCGAGGACGGGCCGAAGCACGACGACGGCAAGACCGGAAAGGACAGCGCAGCCCGATGA